A stretch of Gemmatimonadota bacterium DNA encodes these proteins:
- a CDS encoding VOC family protein, protein MTNDSEWGIASPNQLPAETRLGTVRLQVSDLGRSVEYYEAVIGMKALADEGNSVLLGAHGHGTPLVELRERPGARPVPPRGRLGLYHFAILLPDRAALGRVVGHLENIGVAPGSADHLVSEALYLSDPDGLGIEVYADRPRESWRRRGRELAMTTVALDRDGLIGASAGAPWSGLPAGAVIGHVHLHVGDLVEAAAFYHEAIGFDKTTWSYPGALFLSAGGYHHHLGLNTWAPPVPQTEDDARLLEWTVELPTSEDVSAAARAIEEAGYAVEEDETEAIATDLWGTRVRFVPIGPV, encoded by the coding sequence ATGACAAACGACTCCGAATGGGGCATCGCGTCGCCCAACCAGCTACCAGCCGAGACGCGGCTCGGTACCGTGCGCCTCCAGGTGTCCGACCTGGGCCGATCCGTCGAGTACTACGAAGCCGTCATCGGCATGAAGGCCCTGGCCGACGAAGGCAACTCCGTCTTGCTCGGCGCGCACGGCCACGGCACGCCGCTCGTGGAGTTGCGGGAGAGGCCCGGGGCGCGGCCCGTTCCTCCGCGCGGGAGGCTGGGGCTCTATCACTTCGCGATCCTGCTCCCGGACCGGGCTGCGTTGGGGCGGGTTGTGGGCCACCTGGAGAACATCGGCGTTGCGCCCGGCTCGGCCGATCATCTGGTCAGCGAGGCGCTCTATCTGAGCGACCCCGACGGCCTTGGGATCGAGGTCTATGCCGATCGGCCTAGAGAGAGCTGGCGTCGCCGGGGGCGTGAGCTGGCCATGACGACGGTAGCCCTCGACCGCGACGGGCTCATTGGCGCGAGCGCCGGCGCTCCGTGGAGCGGACTTCCCGCAGGCGCCGTCATCGGCCACGTCCACCTTCACGTGGGGGACCTGGTCGAGGCGGCGGCGTTCTACCACGAAGCCATCGGCTTCGACAAGACGACCTGGTCGTATCCGGGCGCATTGTTCCTGTCCGCCGGCGGCTACCATCACCACCTGGGCTTGAACACCTGGGCGCCTCCGGTGCCGCAGACCGAGGACGACGCGCGGCTGCTGGAGTGGACCGTCGAGTTGCCGACGTCCGAGGACGTGAGCGCCGCCGCGCGGGCCATCGAGGAGGCGGGTTACGCGGTAGAAGAGGATGAGACGGAGGCGATCGCGACCGACCTCTGGGGAACGCGGGTGAGGTTCGTCCCGATTGGCCCGGTGTGA